One Candidatus Eisenbacteria bacterium genomic window, TCATCGGGCTGAACAAGGACGACGCCCGTTTCCACGACGTTTATCGTCTCTCCCTCGACAGCGGGACGCTCGAGCAGGTGGCGAAGAACCCGGGCAACTTCCTCAGCTGGATCGTCGACGCGGAGTTCAAGGTCCGCGGGGCTCTCGCGGCGAACGCGGAGGGCGGCTTCGACCTTCTCGTCCGCTCGGCGCCCGAGGCGGAGTGGGAGAAGATCCTCACCTGGTCGATGGAAGACAACATGAGCAGCGAGCCGATCGCGTTCACCAAGGACGGGAAGTCGATGTACCTTCTCGACTCCCGCGACGCGAACGCGGCGCGCCTCACGAAGATGGACCTCGCGACCCGCACCTACGAGGTGATCGCCGAGGATCCGGTTTACGACGTGAGCGGCGCGATGATCCATCCGGACTCCTACGAGCTTCAGGCCTACGCGATCACTAAGGCCCGCACGGAATGGACCGTCGTGGATCCCTCGATCCGCGAGGATTGGGCGATCCTCGAGAGGCTCCATCCGGGGACGCACGGCGCGCCGAGGCGGAACACCGACGACGACATCTGGGTGATCGGCTTCACGGCGGACGACGGTCCGGTGAAGTACTACATGCTCGATCGCAAGACGAAGAAGACGAGGTTCCTCTTCGATCACCGGCCGGCTCTGAACAACTACAAGCTTGCCAAGATGGAGCCGATCTCGTTCCGGTCGCGCGACGGCCTCACGATCCACGGCTACGCGACCTTCCCGATCGGTGTCGAGAGAAAGAACCTGCCGATGGTCCTCAACGTGCACGGCGGCCCGTGGTACCGCGACGGCTGGGGATACAACTCCGAGGCGCAATGGCTCGCGAACCGCGGCTATCTTTGCCTGCAGGTGAACTTCCGCGGCTCGACCGGATACGGGAAGGAGTTCCTGAACGCCGGCGACCGCGAGTGGGGGGGGAAGATGCACGACGACCTCGTGGACGCCGTCCGCTGGGCCGCCGAGCAGGGATGGGCGGATCCGAAGCGCGTGGCGATCTACGGCGGCTCGTACGGCGGATACGCCGCGCTCGTCGGCGCCACGTTCACGCCGGACCTCTTCGCGTGCGCGGTCGACATGGTCGGCCCGAGCAACCTGATCACGTTCATCGAGTCGGTTCCCCCTTACTGGTCCTCGTTCCTCGAGGTTCTGCACCGCAGGCTCGGCCATCCGGAGAAGGACGCCGACTTCCTGAAGTCCCGCTCGCCGCTCCATAAAGTCGATCAGATCCGGATCCCCATGCTGATCGCTCAAGGGGCGAATGATCCGCGCGTGAAGCAAGCGGAGTCGGAGCAGGTCGTCGAGGCGATGAAGGCGAAGGGGATCGATCACGAGTATCTGCTCTTCCCTGACGAAGGGCACGGTTTCGCGAAGCCGGAGAACCGGCTCAAGTTCTACGCGGCCGCCGAGTCGTTTCTCGCGAAGCATCTGGGCGGGCGATTCGAGAGCGCGAATTAGTTTCCGATAAGTGGGGGTGAGGCGGCCGGTCGCGTGTCCCGCTCGCGCGGGCCGCCCCCCTTCCCGTGGAGGACTCATGGTGAGGACGGTGAAAGCCCTCGGATGGATGGGGCTCCTCTTCGCGGTCGCCTGCGGCGGCCCGGCGACGGAACAGAAGAGCGCGGAGCTCGAACCGTTTCCGGAGCCGGAGGATCGGGTCTTCGAGACGGTAGAGGGCCGCCTGAGCCGAGGGGAGACGCCGGCCGGTTGGATCATCCGAAAGGGAGTCGACGCGGGGACCGCGACGAGCTTGCTCGCCGCGCTCGCCGCCTACGTTCCATCCTCGCGCTACCGGACCGACGATCATCTGGAGATCGCGAGGGACATCGCGGGGGATGTCCTCTCCTTCACGGTGGTGAGGGAGAACGGCGATCGATTCGTTTCGAAGAGAGAGGGGAGCATCTGGATCGCCTCCAGCGAGACGATGCCGACCCGACGCGAGGTCGCGCATTTCCGCGGAAGGATCCGAAACTCTCTCTGGGAATCGCTTCTCGCCGAGGGCGCCTCGCCCGATCTCGTCGTCCGCTTCGCGGACGTTTTCTCGTGGACGTTCGACTTCCTCACCGACTGCCGCACCGGGGATCGCTTCGATGTTCTCGCGGAAGCGATCTACCAGGGGGACCAGTTCAAGAGGCACGGGGAGATCCTCGCCGCGCGCTACGACGGGGAGAGAGGACAGGTCGCGGGGATCCTCTTTCGTCCGGAAGGGGGGAAGGCGGCCTACTACGCGCCCGACGGTTCCTCGCTGCAGAAGGCGTTTCTTCGTTCGCCTCTCAACTATCGGCGGATCAGCTCGGGGTTCAGCCATCGGCGCTTCCATCCGGTGCTGAAGCGCTACATGCCGCACCTCGGCATCGACTACGCGGCCGCGCCGGGGACGCCGGTCGTCACGATCGGCGAGGGGACCGTCGTGTTCGCGGGTTGGAAGCGTGGGTTCGGGAAGATCGTCGAGGTGAAGCACCCGCGGTCGTACCTCACGACCTACGGGCATCTCGCGCGATTCTCTCAGGGAATTCGCACGGGGACGCGCGTCGAGCAGGGCCAAGTGATCGGCTACGTGGGCTCCACCGGGCTCGCGACCGGTCCGCACCTCGACTTTCGGATGAAGCACGGCGCGACCTACGTGAACCCTCTTAGGATCGAGATCCCCTCGGCGGATCCGGTTCCTCGGAACGAGGAGCGGACGTTCTTTCATCTCGCAAGGGTTTGCCTCGCCGCGCTCGACGTGCTCCCCGAAGGGAGCATCGCCGCGGAGAAGGAACCTCTCGCGCTCGCGCTTCTCACCGGGGCGACGGACGGGGTCGCGGTCGCCCATTCCGGCCTCGACGACCGCCCGGCGCCGTAGAGCGCGCGGAGTCTGCAAGGAACGCCCAGGCGAGCTCTACCACTGGCTTCCCGGCTTCGGAATTCGGGGGGAATTCGGGGGACACCATACTGATTTCGCCCAGCTTGCGATCGGGATGAGTCTCGAATCGTCCCGAAACTGGTATCGTGTCCCCGGAATACGCCAGACTCCACAGGTGGCCGCAAATCGCGACCACCTTCCTTCCTGCTTGTAGCCCTAACGTGAAGCTAAGGCGCACGCCCTCGCGCGTCGCCTTCAGCTCCTTGTTCGCTTTTCTGCTTCAGTTCCTGCTTCAGCTTCCGAATCCTGAATCCCTGGCGGATGACCAGAATGACGAGAACCATCGTTGCGACCGGCCAGATGATGCAGAAGATCCAGATGTTGATCGTGTAATAGCTCATGCCGAACAGGTCAGCCAACCAGAGAAGGATCTCCACGCAGAGATCGAAACATGCATCGATGACGGCATTGCCGGACCTGATCGGTGGGTTTCTCATTCAATCGTCTTCCAAGCCGACTACTATTGGATTGTTCCACCGTAACAAATATCCATGCAACGGGAAACCGTATGTCTCGGGCATTGAGGCAAGGAGCGGGGGCTCGTCACCGGCAGGACAAGAACGAAATGCGCGGCCGGAAACG contains:
- a CDS encoding S9 family peptidase; the protein is MPDLIPRDVLFGNPEKAGPQVSPDGKRMAYVAPVNGVLNVWLGSIDGEDYAPITHDTDRGIRGYFFAKDNKHLLYVQDKGGDENWRIYAVDLETGAIRDLTPFEAVQAQIIDVHKDYPNEILIGLNKDDARFHDVYRLSLDSGTLEQVAKNPGNFLSWIVDAEFKVRGALAANAEGGFDLLVRSAPEAEWEKILTWSMEDNMSSEPIAFTKDGKSMYLLDSRDANAARLTKMDLATRTYEVIAEDPVYDVSGAMIHPDSYELQAYAITKARTEWTVVDPSIREDWAILERLHPGTHGAPRRNTDDDIWVIGFTADDGPVKYYMLDRKTKKTRFLFDHRPALNNYKLAKMEPISFRSRDGLTIHGYATFPIGVERKNLPMVLNVHGGPWYRDGWGYNSEAQWLANRGYLCLQVNFRGSTGYGKEFLNAGDREWGGKMHDDLVDAVRWAAEQGWADPKRVAIYGGSYGGYAALVGATFTPDLFACAVDMVGPSNLITFIESVPPYWSSFLEVLHRRLGHPEKDADFLKSRSPLHKVDQIRIPMLIAQGANDPRVKQAESEQVVEAMKAKGIDHEYLLFPDEGHGFAKPENRLKFYAAAESFLAKHLGGRFESAN
- a CDS encoding M23 family metallopeptidase, which codes for MVRTVKALGWMGLLFAVACGGPATEQKSAELEPFPEPEDRVFETVEGRLSRGETPAGWIIRKGVDAGTATSLLAALAAYVPSSRYRTDDHLEIARDIAGDVLSFTVVRENGDRFVSKREGSIWIASSETMPTRREVAHFRGRIRNSLWESLLAEGASPDLVVRFADVFSWTFDFLTDCRTGDRFDVLAEAIYQGDQFKRHGEILAARYDGERGQVAGILFRPEGGKAAYYAPDGSSLQKAFLRSPLNYRRISSGFSHRRFHPVLKRYMPHLGIDYAAAPGTPVVTIGEGTVVFAGWKRGFGKIVEVKHPRSYLTTYGHLARFSQGIRTGTRVEQGQVIGYVGSTGLATGPHLDFRMKHGATYVNPLRIEIPSADPVPRNEERTFFHLARVCLAALDVLPEGSIAAEKEPLALALLTGATDGVAVAHSGLDDRPAP